The Deltaproteobacteria bacterium genome includes the window ACGCTCTCGGGATGAAATTGGCCATCGACTACTACGGCATCGACCACGTGATGTATGGCGACGACTATCCTTGCTGGGACCCCAACCCGGCGCTCGAAGTGTTCGCGGAGCTCGGTTTGTCCAAGGAAGACCAGCAAAGAATCCTGTGCGACAACGCCCGGCGTGTCCTCAATCTCAAAGAGCCGGTGCCGGCGAAGCAAGCGGCGACCGCCTGAGCGTAGCTGGATTTCCTTTACCGAAGGCGGCTACTCTTCTCACGAGAGGCCGGCGGCGGAACTCCTTTACATCCGCGGCGGCGGTCGGCAAACTTTGGCCGCGCTCGCCGGCAGCCATGTCAACTTTTCCTGATAGTGATTCGTTCTTGGCCACCGTCGCCTGCTCATTGCGATGAGGCTTGGCGAAGCGTTTGAAAATCTCCTCTCCGATTTTTGCGTCCTTTCTGTACTTGGCTGAATCGGTATCCGGCGCGCGCCTATTCGGTCGCAGGCGGATTGCTACCCCGCGGCGTGCGGGCGACGCGCGGTGGCGGCGTTAGCTCGGCCAGTTTCTTTTTCTGCTCAGAGTTCAATACGGCTTTCGCTTGCTCGATGGTGCGTAGGCGGGCGATCCGCAGGTCGGCGCGGAGTTTTTCTGCTTCGCGAATTTTCGCCTCCACTTTCGCCATGTCCACTGGCTCGTTGTCGAGCAGGGCCGCAATATCGAGCTCGACGATGCGCGCATCCGCGTCGTTACGAATACTCTGCTTTTCGAAATCGTCGCGCAATTGTTCGAGCTTTTTCACCTGGGCGTCGGATAATCCGAGGCGCTCGCGACTATTCAACATCAGCGAAATGATCGGGCGATTTTCGCGCGATTCGCGGCCGCCGAGCCAATCACGCAGTTGGCCGCCGCGTTCCTGCATCGCGCGTTGGAAGCGTTCCCACAGATCGACCCATTCGGCCGGTACCGGTGGTCGGGAACGATCGGGCTCAGCGGCGCGCGCGACGCCGGCCAAGAGCAGCAGCACAGAGAGTACACGGACAGCAAGATACGTTCGCATGCGATCCTCCACACGCGCGCCAACTGCGCGTTTAACACTCCGTTAGACGCTAAAATTGTAGAAATTATTGGCTGCGAAGGCAAAGATCGCGGCCTGCGGTATTGCGCCGTCAGTCATCGAGCAGCAGGCGATCGCGATCTGCCGGTGAAAGCAGCGCGCAGGATTCGACGCGGCCAAACCAACGGATACGATTGCGCGCTATCCAGCGGTAAAAAAAATCACGCAGAGCCTGGGGCACCCACAGCAGCATGGTAGAAAGTCGCCAGATCCCACCCAGCCGCGCCACCGCGCGCAGGGTGGCCTCGGAGCGATAGTGGACACCGTCTTCGTCCCACAGCGCCACGGAGCCTTCTTCAAAACCTTCAGGAAGCGGTGGCAGTTTCTGCGCCGCGAGCTCGCCTTGCAACGGCGCAAAGCGCAGCACACGGCGCCGGTCGCGCGCTATTAGCCAGCGCACGGTGCGATTGCACAGACCGCATTCGCCGTCGAAAAACAGCACCGGCGCTGCGACACTAACGTTCGTGTGTTGAGGGTATTGAGCTTCAGCGATTTTACTCATGCCGCGCTTTACGGACAGACCCGCTAGACTCATCATGTCACCTTGGCGGCGAAAGCCAAGCCCACCGGACGGGCGACCACAAGGGTCGCCCCTACACCGTCAAATCCGAAGACCACGAAGTGCGGAGAAGACTTTTTGACTCTCTTCTCTTACTTTCGTGATCTTCGTGTCCTTCGTGGTGAAAATTTCCTCTCCCAGTTTTGCGCCTTCTGCGGTCAAATTTCTTATCCGCTTTGATTGCGCTTCTCACTGGCCACTTCGCGGTGAAAATCCCCTCGGGTCTCAAGCCACAAACTAGCGCACCCGTTTCGGTTCTTCGAGCAGTATCGCGAGGCCGATGACGCCGGCGGTAATCGCTGCGGAAAGGCTAAACCAGCCGACCGGATAGGAGCCGGTGCGATCGACGATGTAGCCGAACAACGGCGTGCCGAGCGTAGCGGCAGCAGCGTTGAAGGTGATCATCATGCCGAGCGCCTGACCGGCGCGCGCCTTGCCGGCGAGCTCGCCGGCCAATGCGTAGGACACGCCTTGATAACCGACCAACGACACACCGGCGAGAAAAAGAATGACCATCACGAGAAACACCGGCGATTGCGGCGTCATCCAGCCCAACGCCGTGGTTAATAGCGCCGAGCAAATGCCGATCAAGACCAGAACGATCTTGCGCCGCCCGCCGAATAGTTTGTCGCTCGCCACGCCCCAGCCGATGCGCCCGATCACTGCGCCGCCTTGGGTCAGCGCCAATGCTTG containing:
- a CDS encoding DUF393 domain-containing protein — encoded protein: MMSLAGLSVKRGMSKIAEAQYPQHTNVSVAAPVLFFDGECGLCNRTVRWLIARDRRRVLRFAPLQGELAAQKLPPLPEGFEEGSVALWDEDGVHYRSEATLRAVARLGGIWRLSTMLLWVPQALRDFFYRWIARNRIRWFGRVESCALLSPADRDRLLLDD
- a CDS encoding periplasmic heavy metal sensor produces the protein MRTYLAVRVLSVLLLLAGVARAAEPDRSRPPVPAEWVDLWERFQRAMQERGGQLRDWLGGRESRENRPIISLMLNSRERLGLSDAQVKKLEQLRDDFEKQSIRNDADARIVELDIAALLDNEPVDMAKVEAKIREAEKLRADLRIARLRTIEQAKAVLNSEQKKKLAELTPPPRVARTPRGSNPPATE